In Sphingopyxis sp. 113P3, one DNA window encodes the following:
- a CDS encoding NADP-dependent oxidoreductase, whose protein sequence is MAKAWHLLKRPQGLPTMDDFALRELPEAPLERDQLRVRNHWLSVDPYMRGRMNDAKSYTASFQLDRPMTGGAIGEVIESHMDGFAPGDLILHMGGWRDGGVIGLDMAPFKLPADALAAGMPPQTFLHNMGLTGGTAWIGLLRIAAAKAGDTVFVSAAAGAVGSAVVQIAKAREMVVIGSAGGAEKCAWISELGADAVIDYKAGPVLDGLAAALDTLGKPGIDVYFDNVGGEHLDAAFASANDFARFAICGMIDVYNDGHPQKMHHLIRTIPARIRMEGFIYTDQFFDCMEEFYADMGGLIASGAVTMRETVHHGLEAAPKAFLGLFAGANIGKMLVRL, encoded by the coding sequence ATGGCGAAGGCCTGGCATCTGCTCAAGCGTCCGCAAGGGCTGCCGACGATGGATGATTTCGCGTTGCGCGAGCTTCCCGAAGCACCGCTCGAGAGGGACCAGCTTCGCGTTCGCAATCATTGGCTGTCGGTCGATCCCTACATGCGTGGGCGGATGAACGATGCGAAAAGCTACACCGCGAGCTTTCAACTTGACCGGCCGATGACCGGCGGCGCGATCGGCGAGGTGATCGAGAGCCACATGGATGGGTTCGCTCCTGGCGACCTCATCTTGCACATGGGGGGCTGGCGCGACGGCGGTGTGATCGGGCTCGACATGGCACCTTTCAAGCTTCCTGCCGATGCGCTTGCTGCAGGAATGCCTCCCCAGACCTTTCTTCACAATATGGGCCTCACAGGCGGTACCGCCTGGATTGGTCTGCTGCGCATCGCGGCCGCCAAAGCTGGCGACACCGTCTTCGTTTCCGCCGCCGCGGGCGCAGTGGGATCGGCGGTGGTCCAGATCGCAAAGGCGCGCGAGATGGTCGTGATCGGATCTGCTGGTGGTGCAGAAAAATGCGCTTGGATCAGTGAATTGGGCGCTGACGCTGTCATCGACTACAAGGCCGGGCCTGTCCTCGATGGGCTTGCAGCGGCGTTGGACACGCTCGGTAAACCTGGCATTGACGTCTATTTCGACAATGTCGGCGGCGAGCATCTTGACGCAGCTTTCGCGAGCGCCAACGATTTCGCACGCTTCGCCATCTGCGGCATGATTGACGTCTATAATGACGGCCATCCGCAAAAGATGCACCATCTCATTCGTACCATCCCGGCGCGTATTCGCATGGAAGGCTTTATCTACACGGACCAGTTCTTCGACTGCATGGAAGAATTCTACGCCGACATGGGCGGATTAATCGCAAGCGGGGCGGTAACGATGCGCGA